A window from Listeria seeligeri serovar 1/2b str. SLCC3954 encodes these proteins:
- the rpiB gene encoding ribose 5-phosphate isomerase B, with protein sequence MKIAIGCDEMGFELKQVLIARLKEKNIEFTDFGSFENEKVLYPSIAEKVALEVKNNDYDRGILICGTGIGMAITANKIHGIRAAQIHDSYSAERARKSNDAHIMTMGALVIGPSLAVSLLDTWLDSDFSGGRSQAKVDLMEEIDQKNR encoded by the coding sequence ATGAAAATCGCAATCGGTTGTGATGAAATGGGATTTGAACTAAAACAAGTTCTCATCGCACGTTTAAAGGAGAAAAATATTGAATTTACGGACTTCGGTAGCTTCGAAAACGAAAAAGTACTTTACCCTAGCATCGCCGAAAAAGTAGCACTAGAAGTTAAAAATAATGATTATGACCGCGGAATTCTCATTTGCGGAACAGGAATTGGAATGGCGATTACAGCCAACAAAATCCACGGAATTAGAGCCGCACAAATTCATGACTCTTATTCAGCAGAACGCGCTAGAAAAAGTAATGATGCGCATATTATGACGATGGGGGCGCTTGTTATCGGGCCATCCCTTGCCGTTTCACTTTTAGACACATGGCTTGATAGCGATTTTTCGGGCGGTCGTTCCCAAGCAAAAGTAGATTTAATGGAAGAAATTGACCAAAAAAATAGAT
- a CDS encoding triose-phosphate isomerase, which yields MRKPLVGINMKNYINTRKETANWLESTIPLLENFSDVDTFIFPSMGTLETTATILAGKSFGFGPQNMAPEKSGPLTGEFSVESIIDLKANYVEIGHAERKNIFHEEASQIAKKIKLALDEQITPVVCIGEQVKATTTVDLKDALKKQIDALFQMIALSDWQKIVLAYEPEWAIGKASSADTNYIETAHQALRDIIRETGGNEKLVRIIYGGSVSKENAADIVRQKNVDGLFVGRFGHKPQNFADIVAIVSQMKG from the coding sequence ATGCGCAAACCTTTAGTCGGAATTAATATGAAAAATTATATTAACACTCGAAAAGAAACAGCTAACTGGCTAGAATCGACTATCCCGCTACTCGAAAATTTTTCTGATGTCGATACGTTCATTTTTCCTTCGATGGGCACTTTAGAAACAACTGCAACCATTTTAGCCGGAAAATCATTTGGGTTTGGTCCGCAAAATATGGCGCCGGAGAAATCCGGCCCCCTTACTGGGGAATTTTCCGTCGAGTCAATTATTGATTTAAAAGCAAACTATGTCGAAATTGGTCACGCAGAACGGAAAAACATTTTTCATGAAGAAGCGAGCCAAATCGCAAAAAAAATCAAACTTGCTTTAGATGAGCAGATTACGCCCGTTGTATGTATCGGGGAACAAGTAAAAGCGACAACTACAGTCGATTTAAAAGATGCACTCAAAAAACAAATTGACGCTTTATTCCAAATGATTGCTTTATCCGATTGGCAAAAAATTGTTTTAGCTTATGAACCAGAATGGGCAATTGGAAAAGCTTCATCTGCGGATACGAATTACATCGAAACCGCGCACCAAGCTTTGCGAGACATTATTCGCGAAACTGGTGGTAACGAAAAACTTGTAAGAATTATTTACGGCGGATCTGTCAGCAAAGAAAATGCTGCAGATATTGTTCGTCAAAAAAATGTAGATGGCTTATTTGTTGGGAGATTTGGTCATAAACCTCAAAACTTCGCAGATATTGTTGCTATCGTTAGCCAAATGAAAGGATGA
- the dhaL gene encoding dihydroxyacetone kinase subunit DhaL produces MSELVLDSTFFGQVLQDMGALIEKERDYLTGLDSDIGDGDHGINLSIGFREVNKQLDELLAATPDIATLLKKSGMILLGKVGGASGPLYGSFFMKCGADVAGKTELNFDDLCGMIINGAAAVQHRGKAELGDKTMMDAFLPGIEVLENRDADADPVVTFTAFVEAMHAGAQSTIPLIAKKGRALRLGERAIGHIDPGSESSWMLMNVILENLKKAV; encoded by the coding sequence ATGAGCGAATTAGTTTTGGATAGTACTTTTTTCGGGCAAGTTTTGCAAGATATGGGAGCGCTAATTGAAAAAGAACGCGATTATTTAACTGGGCTGGACTCAGATATCGGCGACGGTGACCATGGCATCAACTTAAGTATCGGTTTCCGCGAAGTGAACAAACAATTAGATGAACTACTGGCAGCAACCCCTGATATCGCTACTTTACTGAAAAAATCGGGAATGATTTTACTTGGAAAAGTTGGTGGCGCATCCGGCCCGCTTTACGGTAGTTTCTTTATGAAATGTGGCGCCGATGTAGCTGGGAAAACCGAGCTAAACTTTGATGATCTTTGTGGCATGATAATCAATGGTGCTGCCGCAGTTCAACATCGCGGAAAAGCCGAACTTGGTGATAAAACAATGATGGATGCTTTCTTACCCGGCATTGAAGTTCTAGAAAATCGAGATGCAGATGCGGATCCAGTAGTCACTTTTACCGCATTTGTTGAAGCTATGCATGCTGGCGCTCAGTCCACTATTCCCCTTATTGCTAAAAAAGGACGCGCCCTAAGACTTGGCGAGCGGGCTATCGGTCACATTGATCCTGGCTCAGAGTCGTCTTGGATGCTAATGAATGTCATTTTAGAGAACCTAAAAAAGGCGGTCTAG
- the dhaK2 gene encoding dihydroxyacetone kinase subunit DhaK2 — protein MRRLVNDGYEAVEEMLAGYVAAQGKYVDFAENDKRVIVSKQMSEEPRVRIIVGGGSGHEPLFLGYVGKDFADAAVVGNVNTSPSPEPCYNAVKAVDSGKGCLYMYGNYAGDVMNFDMGAEMAADDGIRVETVLVTDDIYSAEKVEDRRGVAGDLIVFKAAASAAAKGLDLDAVKQAAEKANANTYSMGVALSSSTLPVTGKAIFEMNEGEMEVGMGIHGEPGIKRSSIEPADKVVDQIMGYLIEEMKLTSGEEVHVLINGLGGLPVMDQYICYRRVDEILKEKGVHIHHPLVGNYATSMDMIGMSITLVRLDDELKELLDAPCDTPYFKLD, from the coding sequence ATGAGACGTTTAGTGAATGATGGGTATGAAGCAGTAGAAGAAATGTTAGCTGGTTATGTGGCGGCACAAGGAAAATATGTTGACTTTGCCGAAAATGATAAACGCGTTATTGTAAGCAAACAAATGAGCGAAGAGCCGCGGGTACGGATTATTGTTGGTGGTGGCTCGGGACATGAACCTCTTTTCTTAGGATATGTTGGGAAAGATTTTGCCGATGCAGCGGTAGTTGGTAATGTCAACACCTCCCCTTCTCCTGAACCTTGTTACAACGCAGTGAAAGCAGTTGATAGCGGTAAAGGTTGTCTTTATATGTACGGAAATTACGCCGGCGATGTAATGAATTTCGATATGGGCGCTGAAATGGCAGCTGATGACGGTATCCGCGTCGAAACAGTACTTGTAACAGATGATATTTACTCAGCTGAAAAAGTAGAAGATCGTCGCGGTGTGGCTGGGGACTTAATCGTCTTTAAAGCAGCGGCATCTGCAGCAGCAAAAGGACTCGACCTAGACGCTGTTAAACAAGCAGCCGAAAAAGCGAACGCCAATACTTATTCGATGGGAGTAGCTTTATCTTCCTCGACACTTCCGGTAACTGGAAAAGCCATTTTTGAAATGAATGAAGGTGAAATGGAAGTCGGCATGGGTATCCACGGCGAACCAGGCATTAAACGTTCCTCGATTGAACCAGCTGATAAAGTAGTTGACCAAATTATGGGTTACCTAATAGAAGAAATGAAACTTACATCTGGAGAAGAAGTACACGTGCTTATTAACGGACTTGGTGGTTTACCAGTAATGGACCAATATATTTGTTACCGCCGTGTCGATGAAATTTTGAAAGAAAAAGGCGTTCACATTCATCATCCGCTTGTTGGAAACTATGCAACTTCGATGGATATGATTGGTATGTCGATTACACTTGTTCGTTTAGACGATGAACTAAAAGAATTACTAGATGCACCATGCGATACACCATATTTCAAATTGGACTAA
- a CDS encoding Lin0368 family putative glycerol transporter subunit has translation MSIGIALATIAGGFLFPFAIRMMWGKMVDEWGAIGGWMAAAFIVGTVWTINHGIPKSMIYQSGTVWVDMAVAAGIGVFTASLLTGGKFSKSVVNLAAAVVGGTIGGFLLSLFL, from the coding sequence ATGAGCATTGGTATTGCATTAGCAACGATTGCAGGTGGCTTTTTATTCCCTTTTGCTATTCGAATGATGTGGGGAAAAATGGTAGATGAATGGGGCGCTATCGGTGGTTGGATGGCAGCAGCATTTATTGTTGGAACAGTTTGGACAATTAATCATGGTATTCCAAAATCAATGATCTATCAATCTGGAACGGTTTGGGTTGATATGGCGGTCGCAGCAGGTATTGGCGTATTCACAGCTTCCCTTTTAACAGGCGGAAAATTTTCTAAATCGGTGGTAAACCTAGCAGCTGCTGTAGTTGGCGGCACTATTGGTGGATTTTTACTATCATTATTCTTATAA
- a CDS encoding Lin0368 family putative glycerol transporter subunit: MKFFRGTIGFCIAGMIVMSVWTPLAANYGIFGGYLAAFIIIGPMWFMNHYVGLIENDEDAAFVDMAVGIGICGIMRDVFMQGGRELVSSLPTIGLVAIGAVLAGIVAAIIEKDMAKKHEAKQEKTEPGMNIQEEERLNENQLV; encoded by the coding sequence ATGAAATTCTTTAGAGGAACAATTGGTTTTTGTATCGCAGGTATGATTGTTATGAGTGTTTGGACTCCACTTGCCGCTAACTATGGTATTTTTGGAGGTTATCTGGCAGCTTTCATCATAATTGGTCCAATGTGGTTTATGAATCATTATGTTGGTTTGATTGAAAATGATGAAGATGCAGCGTTTGTTGATATGGCTGTAGGAATTGGAATTTGCGGAATTATGCGTGACGTCTTTATGCAAGGAGGCAGAGAGTTAGTTAGTTCGCTTCCAACAATTGGTCTTGTTGCGATTGGAGCTGTACTTGCCGGAATCGTAGCCGCAATTATTGAAAAAGATATGGCAAAGAAACACGAAGCAAAACAAGAAAAAACAGAACCTGGCATGAATATTCAAGAAGAAGAACGCTTGAACGAAAATCAATTAGTCTAA
- the dhaM gene encoding dihydroxyacetone kinase phosphoryl donor subunit DhaM, producing the protein MISIILVSHSQKITEGLQEMIVEMVGDTVHIISSGGTGDGRLGTNALMIADNITACADSEHIYIFCDIGSAILSAETSLELLEPALLEKTTIIDAPLVEGAFTAAVQSLVNPSKEAILHELTNVH; encoded by the coding sequence ATGATAAGTATTATTTTAGTATCACATAGCCAAAAAATCACAGAAGGTTTGCAGGAAATGATTGTCGAAATGGTTGGTGATACTGTACATATTATATCTTCAGGAGGAACTGGTGATGGTCGTCTTGGCACGAATGCGCTTATGATAGCTGATAATATCACAGCCTGTGCTGATTCAGAACATATTTATATTTTTTGCGATATTGGAAGCGCTATCTTAAGTGCCGAAACATCGTTAGAATTATTAGAACCCGCTCTTCTTGAAAAAACTACTATTATTGATGCCCCACTAGTTGAAGGTGCTTTTACTGCCGCCGTTCAATCGCTCGTCAACCCATCCAAAGAAGCTATTTTACACGAACTCACAAATGTGCATTAA
- a CDS encoding DeoR/GlpR family DNA-binding transcription regulator, whose amino-acid sequence MFPFERQNKIIHLLDQNNKITVPELSRILDVSISTIRNDLSSLEESGMIKKVHGGAVLLKSEEKFTNFNDRIIRNIEEKEAIAKEAATLVKNNQTIILDASSTALALAKELHGFTRLTVITSGLYTAIELKDNPNISVILTGGIVTTNSFTLEGILGSNLIENIHADVCFMSAKGFTMEEGLTDFNIYETELKRLLAKRTNKLVALLDHTKMGVISTASITAAENIDLLITDSKINRVLYKKFQDAGLPVKIAE is encoded by the coding sequence ATGTTTCCATTTGAAAGACAAAACAAAATAATTCATCTACTAGACCAAAATAATAAAATAACTGTACCGGAATTAAGTCGTATCTTGGATGTCTCGATTAGCACCATCCGAAATGATTTATCTTCATTAGAAGAAAGCGGGATGATTAAAAAAGTACACGGGGGTGCGGTACTTTTAAAAAGTGAAGAAAAATTTACTAATTTCAACGACCGAATTATTCGCAATATAGAAGAAAAAGAAGCAATTGCGAAAGAAGCGGCGACTTTAGTGAAAAACAACCAAACTATTATTCTTGATGCTAGCTCAACAGCACTTGCGCTTGCAAAAGAATTACACGGTTTCACCAGACTCACTGTGATTACAAGCGGACTTTATACGGCGATTGAGTTAAAAGACAACCCGAATATTAGCGTCATTTTAACTGGTGGGATTGTTACTACAAATTCTTTTACACTTGAGGGGATTCTTGGCTCTAATTTAATTGAAAATATTCATGCAGACGTATGCTTTATGTCAGCAAAAGGCTTTACTATGGAAGAAGGGTTAACGGATTTCAACATCTATGAAACCGAACTAAAACGACTTCTTGCCAAACGGACAAACAAGTTAGTAGCGCTTTTGGATCATACAAAAATGGGTGTTATTTCCACTGCCAGCATTACCGCAGCAGAAAACATTGATTTACTGATTACGGATAGCAAGATAAATCGTGTTTTATACAAAAAATTCCAAGATGCAGGGCTTCCTGTGAAAATTGCGGAATAA
- the licT gene encoding BglG family transcription antiterminator LicT: MKIERIFNNNIVSARSEDAQELLILGKGLGFKSKVGDEINESLVEKIFQLQDEAVSNKFKMIIDEIPLAIIEITDDVVQLAKQNISKTISDVIYISLSDHLYFTTQRMEQNLVIQNPLSWEVKRYYPEEYAVAKEAAKIVEKRLGLDLPDEEISNIALHFVNAEINNSMNDVTHIMQLLQEIMNIIKYHFVIEFDEDSTSYFRFMTHLKFFCQRVITGEAMDETEDYLYQVMYKNLPDIFACIDKIAVFLENNYSFKMSHSEQLYLGIHLDRVLNRK, from the coding sequence TTGAAAATTGAGAGGATATTTAATAATAACATTGTCAGTGCAAGGAGCGAGGATGCACAAGAATTACTAATTTTAGGCAAAGGTCTCGGATTTAAGTCTAAAGTTGGTGATGAAATTAATGAATCGCTTGTTGAAAAAATATTTCAATTGCAAGATGAGGCCGTAAGCAATAAATTCAAAATGATTATTGACGAAATTCCGCTTGCTATCATTGAAATCACGGATGATGTTGTCCAATTAGCCAAACAGAATATCTCAAAAACAATTAGTGACGTCATTTATATTTCTCTTTCGGATCATCTTTATTTTACTACGCAACGCATGGAACAAAACTTAGTCATTCAAAATCCTTTATCATGGGAAGTGAAGCGCTACTACCCAGAGGAATACGCTGTGGCGAAAGAAGCAGCAAAGATTGTCGAGAAGCGGTTAGGCTTAGATTTACCTGACGAGGAAATTTCTAATATCGCGCTCCACTTTGTCAATGCGGAAATTAACAACAGTATGAATGACGTAACGCACATCATGCAGTTGCTCCAAGAAATCATGAATATTATTAAATATCATTTTGTCATTGAGTTTGATGAAGATAGCACTAGTTATTTCCGGTTTATGACGCATCTGAAATTCTTTTGCCAGCGAGTAATTACTGGCGAGGCGATGGATGAGACAGAAGACTATTTATATCAAGTTATGTATAAAAATCTACCAGACATATTCGCCTGTATTGATAAAATTGCCGTATTTCTGGAAAATAACTATTCATTTAAAATGAGTCATTCAGAGCAATTATACCTCGGAATCCATTTGGACCGGGTATTAAATAGAAAATAA
- a CDS encoding beta-glucoside-specific PTS transporter subunit IIABC encodes MDYNQLAKEIIQAVGGKNNVNEVFHCITRLRFQLKDQSKVDVAKLKSLDKVMGTNVSGTQFQIIIGNDVPKVFDAMTEENPAWKNKSDKATKPKTKGVKGFFSNMFDAISGVFAPILPAIAGAGLLKGFMALFVSFGWLATNTETYRILMAIGDGVFYFLPILVAVSAARKFGANMYVGLAVSAALLYPDLTALLGEGVTTHFLGLPVTSVAYAYSVIPILIAMWFMAVVERNVDKIIPSSLKLLFVPLITMFIVVPVTLIVIGPLGTFVGDGISGGINWLLNNGGLFAGLILGGAMAIIVMTGMHYAIVPFVISNLAKYGYDKFLPLTYISNMSQAGATFGVFFRSKDKKVKSLAFSTGLTALMGVTEPAMYGINIVYKRPFMASLIGGAAGGGFAMLFGVKAYVLTGNGGLPGLPGLVGDTFVYALIAMALAFVVSLIFSYIFGIDETVAISDLEETPNTVQVDETLNAPVYGEIKNIKEVSDATFADEMMGKSAAFLPTEGKLFSPVNGTIISLFKTKHAIAIKSDSGAEILLHVGIDTVKLDGEYFEAHVKTGDIVEQGDLLLTFDMDKIKENYDLTTIMAVTNTNDYAAVELVGAGVMTPKSQVLELRSEANNE; translated from the coding sequence ATGGACTACAATCAATTAGCGAAAGAGATTATTCAAGCAGTCGGTGGAAAAAACAATGTAAATGAAGTTTTTCACTGCATTACGCGGCTTCGGTTTCAACTGAAAGATCAATCAAAAGTCGATGTGGCTAAATTAAAAAGCTTAGATAAAGTAATGGGGACAAACGTTTCTGGGACACAATTCCAAATTATTATTGGAAATGACGTACCTAAAGTATTCGACGCGATGACCGAAGAAAATCCAGCTTGGAAAAATAAATCGGATAAAGCGACTAAACCGAAAACAAAAGGAGTAAAAGGGTTCTTTTCGAATATGTTTGATGCTATTTCGGGTGTATTTGCACCTATTTTGCCGGCGATTGCTGGAGCAGGTTTACTTAAAGGATTTATGGCATTATTCGTATCATTTGGTTGGTTAGCGACAAACACGGAAACTTACCGGATTTTGATGGCGATTGGTGATGGTGTATTTTACTTCTTACCAATTCTTGTTGCTGTTAGTGCAGCGCGTAAATTTGGCGCGAATATGTATGTTGGATTGGCTGTATCGGCAGCGTTACTTTATCCAGATTTAACAGCACTCTTAGGTGAAGGCGTAACAACGCATTTCTTAGGTTTACCGGTTACTTCGGTTGCATATGCGTATTCCGTTATTCCGATTTTAATTGCGATGTGGTTTATGGCAGTAGTAGAGCGCAATGTCGACAAAATTATTCCTTCTTCCCTAAAATTACTATTTGTCCCATTAATTACGATGTTTATCGTTGTTCCAGTGACATTAATTGTTATTGGACCACTTGGAACGTTTGTTGGTGATGGCATTTCTGGTGGTATTAACTGGCTTTTAAATAATGGTGGATTGTTCGCTGGTCTGATTTTAGGTGGAGCGATGGCGATTATCGTAATGACCGGTATGCACTATGCGATTGTGCCGTTTGTTATTAGTAATTTAGCCAAATATGGTTATGATAAATTTTTACCACTAACTTATATTTCGAATATGAGCCAAGCAGGAGCAACATTTGGTGTGTTCTTCCGTTCTAAAGATAAAAAAGTAAAATCATTAGCATTTTCAACCGGCCTAACTGCTTTGATGGGTGTGACAGAGCCAGCGATGTACGGGATAAATATTGTCTATAAACGTCCATTCATGGCATCACTTATCGGTGGGGCTGCCGGTGGTGGATTCGCGATGTTATTCGGTGTTAAAGCATACGTATTAACCGGAAATGGTGGATTACCAGGGCTTCCAGGCTTAGTCGGTGATACATTTGTATACGCGCTAATTGCGATGGCACTTGCATTTGTTGTTTCACTGATTTTCTCGTATATTTTTGGTATTGATGAAACCGTCGCAATATCTGATTTAGAAGAAACTCCCAATACAGTTCAAGTAGATGAAACTCTAAATGCCCCAGTTTACGGCGAAATTAAAAATATTAAAGAAGTAAGTGATGCAACTTTTGCAGATGAAATGATGGGTAAAAGTGCGGCTTTCTTGCCAACAGAAGGCAAACTATTTTCACCGGTAAATGGAACAATTATTTCCTTATTTAAAACAAAACACGCGATTGCGATTAAAAGTGATTCTGGCGCAGAAATTTTGCTACATGTAGGAATTGATACAGTGAAGTTAGACGGTGAGTATTTTGAAGCGCATGTTAAAACAGGTGATATTGTGGAACAAGGTGACTTATTATTAACTTTTGACATGGATAAAATTAAAGAAAATTACGACTTAACAACTATTATGGCAGTTACCAACACGAATGACTACGCGGCTGTTGAGTTAGTAGGGGCGGGAGTTATGACGCCAAAAAGCCAAGTATTAGAATTAAGGAGTGAAGCGAATAATGAATAA
- a CDS encoding glycoside hydrolase family 1 protein translates to MNKSVFPADFLWGGATAANQFEGGYNLDGKGLAAADLFSSGTHTEPRKITAEIDENLFYPSHEAVDFYHHYREDIKLMAEAGFKTFRMSINWTRIFPTGMESEPNEKGLQFYEDVFLELKKYNIEPLVTIAHFDIPIQITNELNGWASRKVIDYYLQFCETIFTRYKDTVKYWLTFNEINTATMEIGNYLTLGIRNAEGDFLHQKDDPTMRYQALHHQFVASAKAVELGHAINPDFMIGCMIAYMPRYPRTCEPSDVLLAKQTENMHSHFCGDVQVKGAYPFFAKKYFEQHGIKIEFADGDEEILRKGTVDFYTFSYYLSLCASNDPAYKDTGKSVIGGAENPYLQTNAWGMQTDPVGLRISLNDIYARYNVPIMVVENGLGAYDKLEEDGTIQDDYRVDYFRDHIIQMKKAVEDGVDLIGYTIWGCIDLVSASTGEMAKRYGIIYVEKYDDGTGSYARRKKNSFYWYKKVIETSGEDLA, encoded by the coding sequence ATGAATAAATCAGTATTTCCAGCAGACTTTTTATGGGGTGGTGCAACGGCTGCTAATCAATTTGAAGGTGGCTATAATTTAGATGGAAAGGGCTTAGCTGCGGCAGATTTATTTAGTAGTGGAACCCATACAGAACCACGGAAAATCACCGCAGAAATCGACGAAAACTTATTTTATCCAAGTCACGAGGCGGTCGATTTTTACCATCACTACCGGGAAGATATTAAATTAATGGCGGAAGCAGGCTTTAAAACATTTCGGATGTCGATTAATTGGACGAGAATTTTCCCGACTGGAATGGAAAGCGAGCCAAACGAAAAAGGCCTCCAATTTTATGAAGATGTTTTTCTGGAATTGAAAAAATACAATATCGAACCACTAGTAACGATTGCGCATTTTGATATCCCAATTCAAATCACGAATGAACTAAATGGCTGGGCAAGCCGCAAAGTAATTGATTATTATTTGCAGTTTTGTGAGACGATTTTTACAAGATATAAAGATACGGTCAAATATTGGCTGACTTTTAACGAAATTAACACTGCGACAATGGAAATTGGCAATTATTTAACGCTTGGAATTAGAAATGCAGAAGGGGATTTCCTTCATCAAAAAGACGATCCAACAATGCGTTATCAAGCGTTACATCATCAATTTGTTGCCAGTGCAAAAGCAGTAGAACTTGGCCATGCGATTAATCCTGATTTTATGATTGGCTGTATGATTGCCTATATGCCAAGATATCCGCGGACTTGTGAACCGAGCGATGTCTTGCTTGCGAAACAAACAGAAAACATGCACAGTCACTTCTGCGGAGACGTTCAAGTGAAAGGCGCGTACCCATTTTTTGCGAAAAAATATTTTGAACAACATGGTATTAAAATCGAATTCGCAGATGGTGATGAAGAAATTTTGCGAAAAGGTACGGTTGATTTTTATACTTTTAGCTATTACTTATCACTATGCGCTTCGAACGATCCAGCCTACAAAGATACTGGGAAAAGTGTCATCGGTGGCGCAGAAAACCCGTATTTACAAACAAACGCCTGGGGAATGCAAACCGATCCAGTTGGGCTGCGCATCTCCCTAAACGACATCTACGCCCGCTACAACGTCCCAATTATGGTTGTGGAAAATGGCCTCGGCGCATACGACAAACTAGAAGAAGATGGCACTATTCAAGACGATTACCGCGTTGATTACTTCAGAGACCATATTATCCAAATGAAAAAAGCGGTAGAAGACGGCGTAGACTTAATCGGCTACACAATTTGGGGCTGCATAGACTTAGTAAGTGCCTCAACTGGCGAAATGGCAAAACGTTACGGCATCATTTACGTAGAAAAATACGATGACGGAACCGGAAGCTATGCAAGACGCAAGAAAAACTCCTTTTATTGGTATAAAAAAGTGATTGAAACTAGTGGGGAAGATTTAGCTTAA
- a CDS encoding MucBP domain-containing protein — translation MKKSKIGALILGTALVVQAPFQVYAATTNTVSQDNVETAVPVIYMNNKALTATSDLELTVGKAMTKTLHIHDKATEESEWGSNISDVKVVLTNMDGLDYSVKYGPKSEDGTHYQYADVTISGTPTKAGAGSFSLEFYDGAGNGGVYSYTSNVQSTTTVEYVDQNGTKIADDTVQSGDLNVAYTTEPKTIDGYTLDETQLPSNQNGQFGETNQTVTYKYTKNESEVNKGTVGISFYSTDDKSKELVSSLDLSYAYPDGVPTDTVTFGDLAKDATYNDLRPGTLDSDILWSDVLQNMVAYMNGNITAEQFTKAVGATPGQFDLDGIAANFEGYEFDEATYQENLSKMVTFEQNGGRVNLQVPFKKVAEVHAGADVTVKYEDKDGNELAMEETLSGNVDADYTSTAKTIEGWTLKETPTNATGEFSDEAQTVIYVYEKNADNNDVTPTPVNPADKGDNNTSDNSNNINTNDDLAKTPQITVKTPTVKTQANDPASTTTMNNSLPKTGDNALESSLLVGLGAVLLGALFVFMRKTRKVK, via the coding sequence ATGAAAAAAAGTAAAATTGGGGCATTAATATTAGGTACTGCTTTAGTGGTTCAAGCACCTTTTCAAGTCTATGCAGCTACCACAAACACTGTGAGTCAAGATAATGTAGAAACAGCTGTACCAGTGATATATATGAACAATAAAGCTTTAACTGCAACAAGTGATTTAGAATTAACGGTTGGTAAAGCAATGACAAAAACGCTTCATATCCACGACAAAGCTACAGAAGAAAGCGAATGGGGAAGTAATATTTCTGACGTGAAAGTGGTATTAACTAACATGGATGGCCTTGATTACAGCGTGAAATATGGCCCTAAAAGCGAAGACGGTACACACTATCAATATGCGGACGTGACAATTTCAGGAACACCAACAAAAGCCGGTGCGGGAAGCTTTAGCCTTGAGTTTTATGACGGGGCTGGGAACGGCGGGGTATACTCATACACTTCCAATGTCCAATCTACTACAACCGTAGAATATGTAGATCAAAACGGAACAAAAATTGCAGACGATACCGTTCAGAGCGGAGACTTAAACGTAGCTTATACTACAGAACCAAAAACTATTGATGGCTACACACTTGATGAAACTCAACTTCCAAGTAACCAAAATGGACAATTTGGTGAAACAAACCAAACTGTAACATACAAATATACAAAAAATGAAAGTGAAGTTAACAAAGGTACGGTTGGAATTTCGTTTTATTCCACAGATGATAAAAGTAAAGAACTTGTATCATCTCTAGACTTATCATACGCTTATCCCGATGGCGTTCCAACAGATACAGTGACATTTGGTGACTTAGCAAAAGATGCAACCTATAATGATTTACGACCAGGAACGCTCGACTCAGATATTTTGTGGAGTGATGTGCTTCAAAATATGGTAGCGTATATGAATGGAAATATAACTGCTGAACAATTTACGAAAGCAGTTGGAGCAACTCCTGGACAATTTGACTTAGACGGAATTGCAGCAAATTTTGAAGGATATGAATTTGACGAAGCAACTTACCAAGAAAACTTAAGCAAAATGGTTACTTTTGAACAAAATGGCGGTCGTGTTAATTTGCAAGTACCATTTAAGAAAGTAGCAGAAGTTCATGCCGGCGCTGACGTGACAGTGAAATATGAAGACAAAGATGGCAATGAACTAGCAATGGAAGAAACTTTAAGCGGTAATGTGGACGCCGATTACACATCAACAGCAAAAACAATCGAAGGCTGGACACTAAAAGAAACACCAACAAACGCAACAGGTGAATTCAGCGACGAAGCTCAAACTGTAATTTATGTTTATGAAAAAAATGCAGATAACAACGATGTAACACCAACACCAGTAAATCCAGCTGATAAAGGCGATAACAACACTTCAGACAATAGTAACAATATAAATACAAACGATGATTTGGCTAAAACACCACAAATTACAGTCAAAACACCAACCGTAAAAACACAAGCAAATGATCCAGCTAGCACAACAACAATGAACAACTCGCTACCAAAAACAGGCGATAATGCTTTAGAAAGTAGTTTACTTGTTGGGCTAGGAGCAGTTCTACTAGGAGCACTATTCGTATTTATGCGTAAAACTAGAAAAGTGAAATAA